In Ptychodera flava strain L36383 chromosome 6, AS_Pfla_20210202, whole genome shotgun sequence, the sequence gcagcacttccattcagttaacatcattacgccatttattatgccaagaaagatgaagccaatacattttgccctccctggtctcagccagaaatggttataccttacagttttttcccacggaatgaaaacaaatgtacttgggctgaggcccaagtacaataatatggGTAGGCCTAAGTTATGCAAGTATAAATGTGCGTAAATTGGACACAAATAAATGATTTGTCTCACATTTATGACGCCTACACGCAAACTTACGGTATGTATATATGGCTCAAATATGGAGAAGCTTATTTGCGGATTGATACAATTTATGGATTCTTCTGAAAGGTGCTGAAAGACGTAAATGGTCCATATAGGCCTAATGTTGTATAAAGACGACTTGGATAGGCCTAagtgaataaataataaatttacaACCACTTTCTTCATATTTCAACTGCATTCGCTCGTAAATGTATACCCTAATTCAACGTTAAACGTCTGACATTTGTTCTTTATGCACGTGTTCATATGCAGAAAAGCAGCGTTTACTAACTTCTTTGAAGTCGTTTCTGTTCACTTTCTTAAATACATCATTACAGGCATAAAATGACAATTACGTCATATTTCAGCCATCCTATTCGTCGTAAGAGGGTACCATATCTCTTCGACATTTCTTATACGTATGCTAAAGTTTCCATCAATTTACACTTTTAATCAGCATTGGACAGTAACAATACTTATAACTATCAGAATACAATACGCTTAGCAATAGTTACAGAAATTGTCTCCAATATGCTCGGGTTTCTATCTCTcgtcaatattcatgaaaaaggCCCTCGGTTTGCAGCAATCCGTACTATCTGGCATGCTATGTAtattacaaaattatttaaatgtcTCAGCACGAAGCAACCTGCGCTAACTTTAAAATCCCGCTCTTGTTAAGAAACTACAAATCCCTCTCAGTTCGTAGCATTCTGCAAGATGCTCAGGGCTATCTGTTGTCCAAATCTTTCACTTTactgcaatctgcaatatccacACATTAGGCCTATGTatattacaaaattattaaaatgtacTAGCTCGGAGCAATCTGCACTTACATTACAACTCCGTCCATGTTAAGAAATTACcaatctatctcagtccgtaTAGCATCCTCCAATATGCTCAGGACTCAGTCAGCATTCATGAAAAAGCACTAAAGTCTCCAGCAAACTGCAATATCCAATGCGTTAAGTATATTACGAAACTGCTAAAGCCATGTCGAGAAATTACACAACTATCTCAGTTCTTAGCATCCTCCAATATGCTCGGGACTCTATCTCCCAGGCTCTATCTACAGTCAACATTCATGAAAAAGAGATCATTTTGCAGGAATCTGCAATCTCCGACATGCTATGTATGTTACAAAACCATTAAAATGTAttagctcggagcaaactgcactatcTCATTTTTTATCACCCTCCAGTATTCCGGACTCTATCTAATGTCAACAGGTAAGAAAAGTCGCTCGGTTttcagcaatctgcaatatccgacatgtatgtatattacaAAATTATGATGTTGTCAGTTACAAAAGAGTCCTTGTGTTGACTTTTATTAGATCACCAGCGTaggcttttaaaaaaataccttctgacgtcacttttgggCGATCCGGTGGGGACCAGACGTATCTATAGACTGGAAggtccgtcgctcgagggcgctctctacgctccttCTAGGAGGTGGGCGTagggagcgtcctcgagcgacagatctttcagtctactgtAACTACTTCCGGTtatagtgaaaatataattcgtattttaacatgttaaaatacgagTTCATATCCGTACCCTTCAAACAAttggagaatggcaatacaggtatagcatgtatgataatttgCATGACCAAACGataataatacatttttaaaaatcagttctcagtttgccagaggTTGCAGGCCAAAGAATATACAGGGATTGCAAAGCTgcgaccttcttgtgtcattgcGAAATCTTACATTCTTGTAAACGATATAAGATGACCGTCAGTTGTAGTCAGTATTTTTTAATCCATTCATTATTTGTTCGCAACCTTGCCAGCCGTTCAATTTCTCCTGCTGCCAGCTTCAAATGAATCTGAATACGGTAAGgttaaatgtcaacattttaatTGAATTGAAGTCAATGCTGTGATACATGTAATaggttagacttggttcaagtcggtgaatttttaaaaattaaaatcgtttataatagtttctcttgtgtctctcctatttcgtacaaacctattcggaatttagtagcccaggccaggttttcccagcgactgatcgaatgcgttacctttgagtctgcgcagtacaGTGAATTAGTTTCTTCCGGATTCATAAGGTAGTcaactaccttatgagctgctaacgagttatttggtcagggcgataagccctcGCATTgatgatcggcagaacaaattaatgaacgGGATTAGGGAGGGTAATGAACTGAtaatagactgttttctttgaaatagtaTACATAGATAGCTAGAGTAAAGTAACAGGCaaacactagacacaggtaaggcttgtataatgaaaaataaagtttaatacaagacatttattgatcatattcataacttctagaccaATATTGCTCGCGAGACCCTGTGATCTTAGGGACGACAGTGCAGGTAGCGAAATCGGATGATATTTCTCAGGGTTTCATATTAATCAGTGTTGACTTAACACATTACCGATGATTTCTACGTTTTTGAAAGATTCGAAAGTGAACTGAATATAAATTAGATCGAGTGTGATCATGCGACAGATAAGCTAAGCCTAGCCGTCACCCGTCGCCCAGCTTCAAGTATACGGCCATTTCATGGCGAAAATTGAAGGCACAATGTTTCTTTCAATCGAGCTTTTTACTGATTATCGAATCTCCCTGCCGATGCGATGAAATTTGCGATAAGTTGCACCTTGACGTTGTTCTTACACCTCGGTTTGGCCTCATTATTTGTTGGTATACGTACATTATATTGCTCTAAAAGTtctacaggtaaacaaatgacgtcattatgtatcaATAAGCGATGGGGATCGGGATACGGCCATCGCTGTCTGAAAAACTTACAAAACAGTGATAAATGTTTGACATTGCATGAATTTCTATCTTCAAACCTTTGCACAATATTTTAAccacatatttatcattccataaggtatatgataaaacctttacggccctgatacggtttTTGCGAacctcggtcgtacggcgtacgcgAACGGATCCTCGCACTCTTGGGCCCTTCCAATGTACAACTTCAGTCCGCGAAAACCGtgtcagggccgtaaagattatcaCCAAACTTCGTGAAAATCGTTCACAGTTAATTCTGTTTAGTAGTGAGTACAAATTCGTCTTGGAACggaaaattttatcattccGCCCTTTGACAGCGTAATTtggagaaattaaaaaaaaagttgttGGACACAAAATGGTGTATGCCAGAAAATTAAACGCTCATTTGGTATGGGAGTCCGCCTGCTGGTGAGCGTCTGGCATATTTTGTGAAGTTGTCGCCCGAGGGCGCTCTCCCACTGCACTTTGCAAGCTGGTGAAACGCGAGTAACTTCGAAAATAATATGCCATGCCCCCATTTCAGGAACTCAGCGATTCATACCAGCACACTTCAGCAAATGGTTTACTCCGTTAAAGACAATATTCTCTGTATTCAATTTTTAATAACTCGCATCACGCAAATGCAAGACATGATACAGAGATCAGTGTACCTGCAAAAACGTACAAGGCTCTGAGTTATTAAATGTAAGGCCGTGCCGTAAACGCTTTACGAAAGGATATCATCATTCGGTGAAAGGTATTACGAAAGAGGTGTAATAATAAGATATAAGTCGAGATCTTGACCCAAATTCCTACCGTAATAAGCATACAATATTCGGATCCATGTGTTTATTTTGCAGAATTTGACGAAAAAGTGATTATCATTACAAAACGTAAGACAATTTTATACCATGAGATCCTTATGGGTTTTAGGATGCGTTGTTGTTCTATTACCTTTCTTTTATAAGAACCAATTCAACGGGAAACttcaaaaactttaaaatgtaGGGGTCTAATGGTGTTCAGGGTGAACGGACATGAGTGTCGTTTGGTTGTGATTTGACACGCACTTCCGTCTTGTCGCAGGAAACAGATTTACATGTATCAACACTCTGGGGCATAAAAGCGGAATCTGGTGGAATACAAGTCGGCCAATTTTGTCGGTTTGCTCTACTTTTGTCATGTTAACCATGCAAAAGACCGAAATTCTTTAAATCTATAATTTATTGATTATTCTTAAAGCTACTAGAGTTTTCAGTCTGTACCTGGCACGTTGGTTTTCAGTGGCAAACAGTTCGCATCCGCCTCATCAACTTACGGTTTAGCGTCTACTTTTTGTGAAGTGGCCATCCGGTAGCTGCAAAACAATTTTCCTTTTCGTTTTGTTCAGGAAATCTGTCATTCGTACTCTCATACTTCAAGCTCTCGAATTTTTAAAGACCATGCTCTGTGTTTGTGAATTGtaataactttaataaacaCCGTATTAGACGCATTTATAACTTCTTACAATAGCAACACAAGACACATATGACAATAATTTAGACTCAAACGGGTTACATGCATttacataaaatgaaaaagattgTAAGCTCCTAAACAGtgtcataaattttgtatataagatttacagttttcagtggcaatattcatgaaaaatgaaggACAGAAGAATATAAAATGGATGTCGCGATTTTTACTCCGGCTCCGAGCGCACAACGTAGATACAAACTTCAGATTTAACCGGACgggtcaatttgtttcttgttcACACCGTATGAATATGAGCCTCGGAATTCTTATTATTATTTCGAGTATTTCATGAAATACGAACCACAACATTATCTGACCGCAAGATCCCTTATGATTTTCAGGTTGTGTTTCTATTTTGTACTATCTTCCTTTTATAGAAGCAGCTTCAACGGAAAACTTACGGACGGCTGAACTGTAGGTTCAGTGTGAACGGACATGGGTCTCGGTTGGCTGTGAATTGACACGTATACTTCCACCTTGTCACAGGAAACAGATAAACGCGTATCAACACTTTGGGGAATGAAAGCGGAATCTGGCGAAACACTACTCTGTCAATTTTGCCAGCTTGCTCTGCTTTTGCTATCTTAGCCATGCAAAGACCGAATTCTTTAAAGCTATGGTCACTGTATAATTTTCAGTCTGCACAAGCTGAGTTTGGAGACGGCAATATAAGCACTTCACGTCTGAATCAGTGCGTATGTCCGTCGTCCATGTAAATGTAATAGgtaattttgcagatttttggCAAGCCATTGAATACAACTACTCTTTTCTCGTGTTACTCGTCGTCCGCTGATTCTTTGATAGCTCGCATCGCGCATTTAGCACAATATGGATCTTCACCTTCCTTGTAGCAAGAATCACCCTGAAGAGGCACTTTACAGTCCTAGGATAAAATTCATATGAGACATATTCTGTGAGAGTGCTATAGGTTTCCACAATTATCTCTGTACTCTATTgcaataatatttacatttacattactcCTATCGGAGATACACTGAAGTGTCAGTGAAAGTGCGTGCAGCAAAAGTGATACGATACTTTAGAAATCATGGTAAACAATACTTTCGACTCCTCCTCGAGATTATGCCAGAGATCCTGAAACTCTAGACAACGTGTGTCAGTGATGGTGAAGCTTGTCATTTCATATTTATTACTTTCGAAATGAGACATTTTGGCAAATTAGCGACAAATGTCGATGGAAAAATACAATTCTTTTAAAGTGACATAGACCAATTCATTTTTGACAGATAATATCGGTTGAACAACTGTTCATTTGACCCTTTTCCTGGATTAATATTGTCGACAATATAGGCTGTGAACTCAAAACTACTAGAATCGCAGGAGTTTAAAACACAGGGTGAAACTCTACATCAGGACATAcgtatcatatgcaaatatcgTCGTCTAACTTACCTTACAAACAAAACACTGTGGATGCCATGCATATCCGACTGCGTCAACCCACTGTGTTACAATTCGCTCTTTACATCCGTGGCATCGTTCGGGTCTTCTCCTTCCTCCGAGAAAAAGTTTCTCGAAATCTGGACgaggaaaatgaaaaagaaaggaGGAGAAAGATGAAATTACACGAAAGATATTAAAGACAGAAACGGGTGCCCTGATAGCTTCCTGTGCCGGGAGAAACTTTGCACTTTACTCTGCTTACATAAGTGATCTGCTCCAGCTTTATACACCCACCTGTTCACACAGGTCTTCAGTAACTGCCGACAGCTACAACCTAGAAGTGCATCACCCATAAGGAGAACGCACCTTAACTTATTCTGTACCAACACTTTGGAACTCACTCCCACTTGACATCAGAGATTCAACCAACTTGGAAATTTTCAAACGAAAACTTAACACCCATAATTGTTCAACATAGCATACACAGTGGTCTAACCATAAAGCGTCACAGAGCAAAACACTGTTTTGGATTTAGGCGCTATattgatggattgattgattcaACTTCGCACTTGGTTCGAATTAAATCAAATGAGGCACAAACGCCgtcatttattaaaattattcaGACAAGAATTTAACGTTATATAACACTAAAATGATTACACTTTTTTCATGTCTGTAACATGGatattcaacattttcaacgCCCCTTTTAGTCGTACCACGGTCTACGTCTGCTAtcagtttgtttttaaatttctgtgTGTGACAATTAACAGACCCTTGCTATTTGTGGACACCTATCTTTGCCTCATTCGAATTCATGAGACTAAATCCCTCTTATGAATAAGAAAAATCAGGTAAATGCTAGCATTTAGTGGGACTCAATCTCTcagataaaatttaaaaaatatcagaaataaaaataatgcaagGTGCAttcaaaaattggaaaagttGACCGTTCTGTACATGTCAGTATAAAATAGGATTCTCTGAAACAATACAAAGACAATTTTAAAACCacaaaaattaataattacAAAACTGCTATTCGCTGGAATTTCTTTTCACGTTTGAATGTGATCTTCAAACATTAATTTGAAGGTGGAGGGGAAGAGGTAGAACCGTTTGCAGTCATCCTAGTACCAATCAGAAATATAGTGCAGCCATCTTGCATAATGCAGTTGTGAGAGCCGAATAATGTCTGTCCGTTGGTATCTATGATCAGGGATCACCTCCCCTTCCTCAACAACTGAACAAAAACGATACACTGGACAGTTACCGTGCACCCTAAACCCCTCCCCGAAGTGATGGAGCCTAGATGTGGCTGTCTTCGAAGTTTCGGAGATTTTATGGCAATCGCCGCATCCCAGACGACTGCCCTTACGTTCATAAGTGCGGTTTGTTTATCGCCCGTCACTAAAACGATTGTTTTTCCGTtttcaagaaacaaaacaaaaacaaaaaagaataaaagtgtCTTTGCATCAAAATCGAAGATGGACACTTTTTTGTACGGAAAACTTGGTTTAACTTTGCGACTGGTACATATTAAGCTATAATAGGAGTGAAATTTAATATAGAGacatttttttatataaatCAAAATTTCTAACGGTGCTTGTCGGTGGTTTGGACTTACATTTTACAAACTAATATGTGTACTATTACTCCAAATGTTCACCGAGGGCGCGACGTGAAAACCTCAAACAACTCAAGTGTCAAAACCTATTGCTCCCTGTGTAAACATTACAGCCGGAAAGCGTTCCACAGCAGgttttgtgataaaatacttaCCTTCCTGGCAGTAAGGCTTTCCTCCgttcatgtaaatttgtttctgTTTAAAGGGTCTGTTACATCCTGCACACACAAAGCAATTCATATGCCACTTGGAATTAAGTGCAGTGACCACATCCTGCGAAAAACACCATTAAAACATTCAGTTAGCACGATCCCATTGTATTTTCACAATGGTGTAAAACAGTGAACTCCGATTTTGAGTCGCAAAAGTTGTTCTTGATTCCGGAGAAAATTGTACGGGTACCCGTCTCCACGTGTATGATATGTTTCGCACCATTAATGTAAGTATGTTATAAAAGGCGAGTAGCTGTAAACGTTTGATGAGTTTTTGACAGCAGGTTTTTCAGAGCAGGTTTTTTGTGACAAACACAGAGTCTTTACGCGTAAAATGCactattattttttcaatttgaattctGCAACCTAGACCTGAATTcagtcatcaacaataacagtgcagtctACGCATGTAGCTGAATACTCTGTATATCCAAGGTCATTGAGTGACCATAGTATATGTCAACATGCCTTGAggattagaacaagaaactgtagctgACATTTACGAACAAAAAGTCGAAACAAATCATCAAAGATACTTAATGTGGGCTACATGGACATACACCAGTGCACACACATATATGCATAGACACACatcaaatttacatttaaaagGCTTACAAGGTCGACAGTTAAATCTAAGAAGCCGAAGTATAGTTACAACAAACAGTCCAGTAATGAGTGAACTCAATGACAATCGTTCACTGTGAT encodes:
- the LOC139134703 gene encoding paxillin homolog 1-like; translated protein: MASVCFNCNQDAYGMVITALGHKWHAECFTCSQCGEDVSGQVFYRGKDDRPICEKDYKKANAPLCAGCKRPVIGDVVTALNSKWHMNCFVCAGCNRPFKQKQIYMNGGKPYCQEDFEKLFLGGRRRPERCHGCKERIVTQWVDAVGYAWHPQCFVCKDCKVPLQGDSCYKEGEDPYCAKCAMRAIKESADDE